The window CGATCCTGGAAGGCGACGGCGCCAATCTTTCGCAGGGCCAGCGCCAGCTGATCAACATTGCGCGTGCCGCCATCAGCAAGGCGCCCATTCTGGTTTTGGATGAAGCCACCAGCTCTGTTGATACAAGAACAGAGCGCCATATTGAGCATGGTATGGACCGTCTGATGAAAAACCGCACTACCTTCGTTATCGCGCACCGTCTCTCCACTGTACGCAATGCAGACGCCATCATGGTGCTGGAGCATGGCGAGATCATCGAGCGCGGCAGTCACGATGAGCTATTAGCGCTGAAAGGCCGCTATTATGAGCTATATACAGGTCTTAAAGAATTAGATTAAAGGAGAATCACAATGGCAGAAACAAAAATTTTAGACCGCAGCCAGATCGCAGAGGAGTACAAATGGGACTTAACGCCCATGTACGCCAGTGATGAGGCATGGGAAGCGGAGTTAAAGAACGTAGACGATTTGATTGAAAGACTGCCCGCCTATGCGGGAAAATTGACGGCGTCTCCAGAAAGCCTGCGGGCTTTTCTGGATGACCAGGAGGTTTTGGAGCGCAAGCTCTCCAACCTGAGCTGCTATGCCTCGCTGCGACGCTCAGAGGACACACGGGCGCAGGCTGCTCAGGTGATGATGTCAAAGGCAAGAAGCAAGCTGGTGAAGGTTGGCTCGCTGCTGTCCTTTGCGGAGCCTGAAATTTTGTCAATGTCAGAGGAGCAGTTTAAGAGCTTTATAGAGGCGCCGGTATTAAAGGAATATCGGTTTATGCTGGAGGATCTGTGGCGGCGCAAGGCGCATACGCTGACGGAAGCGGAGGAGAAGATCTTGGCGGCCATGGGCGAGGTGGCAGGTGCGCCGCGTGAGATTTCGAGCATGCTGCAGGATGCGGATATGGTGTTTGATCCAGTGCAGATGCAGAGCGGCCAAACGGTAGAGGTGACGGGCTCAAATTATATTTTGCTGCAGTCCTCATCTGACAGGGAGCTTCGTAAAAAGGCCTTTGAGAGCTATTATAAGGGCTTTAAACAGCATATTAACACCTTTACGGCCACATATGCGTCCAGCGTGAAGGCGGATGTATTTAAGGCCCAGACGCGCCATTATGAAAGCGCAAGGGCAATGTCGATGGCGGGAGAAAATGTGCCGGCTTCTGTATATGACAGTCTGGTAGAAACGGTACACCGCTATCTCCCGGCTATGTATCGGTATGTAGCGCTGCGTAAAAAAATCTTAGGCTTGGATGAGCTGCATTATTATGACGTGTATGCGCCGTTGATGGGGGATGTGGATATCAGCTACACCTTTGAGCAGGCTAAGGAAATGGTGAAAAAGGCAGTGGCGCCTCTTGGCGAGGAATACGGCAGGATTGTGCAGAAGGGCTTTGACGAGCACTGGATAGACGTGATGCCTAATACGGGCAAGAGCGGCGGCGCTTTTTCTTCTGGGACCTATGACAGCGCTCCTTATGTGCTGACGAATTTTACTGGTACCATTGACAGTGTGTCCACGATTGCGCATGAGATGGGACATTCACTGCATACGTATCTTTCCAATCATACGCAGCCGTCGCAGTATGCACACTATACGCTATTTGTGGCAGAGGTGGCTTCTACTGTGAATGAAAACCTGATGATCGAGCAGCTGCTCTCGCAGGATATCAAGCCGGAGATGAGGCTGTATCTGCTGAATCAGTACCTGGAGAACTTTAAGGGAACGGTATACCGGCAGACGATGTTTGCTGAGTTTGAGAAGATTGCGCATGAGCAGGTGGAAAAGGGAGAGGCGCTGAGCGCTGAATATCTGTCGGAGCTGTATAAGGATCTGGTGCAGCAGTACTTTGGGCCGGAGCTGGTGATGGATGAAGGCGTTAAGTATGAGTGGGCCCGTATTCCTCATTTCTATAGAAGCTTTTATGTGTATAAGTATGCAACTGGATATTCATCTGCCGTAGCGCTCTCGGAAGGCATTTTGAAAGAGGGTCAGGCTGCCGTGAAGCCGTATCTGGAGTTTCTTTCTATGGGCGGCAGTCAGTATCCGCTGGATAGCCTGAAGCACGCAGGGGTAGATTTAACAACGCCGGCGCCGATTGAAAAGGCACTGCAGAAGTTTGAGCAGATCGTGATAGAGGCAGAAAAGGTGTATGAGCAGCTGAAATAAGTGAACGCATACAAACAAAAACAAGGACATCTCAAAGCAGATACTTTGAAATGTCCTTGTTTTTTAGAACTTTACTTATGCGGCTGAATTTTTAGCATCTTCAAGGATCTTACGAATCTCTTCCAGGAGCTTCATGGGATCAGGGCAATAGTAGAGCAAAAACAAAATAAAGGTCAATGTACTGCACAGACTTTTGCCGTTATCAATGTCGCTGTAGGATCTTGTGTCGATTTCAAGCTTTTCAGCCATCTTCGCTTGGGTTAATCCAAGTCTTTTTCTAGTGTCCTTGAACTGCTTGTGTAAGTAATGCTTCAAAACTTTTAGATAGAGTCTTTTCATGGCTATCTCCTCGCTTTCGTTAGTTTTCATAGGAATTTTAACAAAAGCAAGAGGTATGCACCATGAGGTCTACCTCATATTTGTAAAAATTTTCGAATAAGATCGATTTTTAAAGAAAAGAGCCATCCGATTTGATCGGATGGCTCTTCTGTACAGAAATTAGCGTAATATGTGACGGCA is drawn from Lachnospiraceae bacterium and contains these coding sequences:
- the pepF gene encoding oligoendopeptidase F → MAETKILDRSQIAEEYKWDLTPMYASDEAWEAELKNVDDLIERLPAYAGKLTASPESLRAFLDDQEVLERKLSNLSCYASLRRSEDTRAQAAQVMMSKARSKLVKVGSLLSFAEPEILSMSEEQFKSFIEAPVLKEYRFMLEDLWRRKAHTLTEAEEKILAAMGEVAGAPREISSMLQDADMVFDPVQMQSGQTVEVTGSNYILLQSSSDRELRKKAFESYYKGFKQHINTFTATYASSVKADVFKAQTRHYESARAMSMAGENVPASVYDSLVETVHRYLPAMYRYVALRKKILGLDELHYYDVYAPLMGDVDISYTFEQAKEMVKKAVAPLGEEYGRIVQKGFDEHWIDVMPNTGKSGGAFSSGTYDSAPYVLTNFTGTIDSVSTIAHEMGHSLHTYLSNHTQPSQYAHYTLFVAEVASTVNENLMIEQLLSQDIKPEMRLYLLNQYLENFKGTVYRQTMFAEFEKIAHEQVEKGEALSAEYLSELYKDLVQQYFGPELVMDEGVKYEWARIPHFYRSFYVYKYATGYSSAVALSEGILKEGQAAVKPYLEFLSMGGSQYPLDSLKHAGVDLTTPAPIEKALQKFEQIVIEAEKVYEQLK